Within the Miscanthus floridulus cultivar M001 chromosome 2, ASM1932011v1, whole genome shotgun sequence genome, the region CTATTTCTGGCGTCACCagaagcaagtctgtttgtggAAATGCCAAGATTTTCCTCCAATCTGCTCAAGGATTCCAAAATGTATGCCTTATCGTCTTCAAAATGCGACATAGCGCTCCCCACAAAATCCATGTTGTTCATTGTATCAGTGCCATTAAGTCTGTCACCATTGAATGGATCATTCTGCAGGAGCCTCCTGCAGTGTGCAAGTTCAGCGTCCAAGTCAAGCAATTCTTTCTCCCTCTCTGTAAGTAAATCATGTAGATCCTGTATTGCTAGGTGGTCGTGGTCAGCCTGCTGTTCCATCATCCTCAGGTACTGCAGTGCTTCCATCTGCATTGCAGCCTTCTCCTCCTGCAATCTATTGATCATGGCCATCGTCTGGCTAGCTGCGACTGCCGAAGCGCTCCGTTCTTCCTCAAGCTCTTTGTAAAGAGCAGCCATTGACTTCTTGTTGAGCTCAAGCTGTTTCTTTACGTTCTCGAGAGAACTCTCCCCTTCAACATCGTCGGTGAGGCTCCCGTCTGAAGGTTCCAGCACAGAATAGTTCCTCTCGAGATATGGCCTCTTGCTCGCATGGTTGCTTTCTTCATTCAGAACACTGATACCAGGGCTAGGAGATCCTTCAATGGAAGAACTATCGAGGCCCCGTACAGAAGATATCTGAGAAAGGAGCGCCTTCACTTCTTGTTGCGTTGTTGAATTGCTGTCCCTGGCACAGAGAATTTCTGATGGCCGAGGAGATGTCAAGTTGACCCTAGCAACTGAAGCATTCTTCACACTGCCGTTGCGGTCCACAGCAATGCGTGTTGGTGCAGCCGATCTATAGTTGCTCTTTGCTGTCCCACCATTCGCAGAAGGAGCGCTGTCCTTTCTGGATTGTCCATGTGAGCCTGGTGAACCATCTGATTCATGGACTTCCTCAATACCCACCACAAAAGCTACATCAAGAAAAATGCGTGCAGTTAGTCAGAAGATCAAAATATCCAATTATATATAACACTAGTCACTAGAGTACAGCAGTTTAGATAGCTACACATACTCTTCTCATTTGGATGATCTACAGGTACACTATTCCAAGAATCCACAGTATTGGCCGCTTCAGAATGCTTCTGCGTGCTGCGAGCATTCTTGAATGGATCCGTGCAACAAGAACACAACCTTGTTGACCTGCTAGATGCAGACCGAGAGTTCACCTCCTCACCAACACCTACCGCTTTGCATGAAAGTAGGCATGCTTTGCAGAGATCACCAGAGCATGCAAGCTGGTCATGGCTCTTGCAGTAAGCCAGAGACGAGATCTCAGACCGATGCACGGCACAGACCAAGTCCCCGGAGAACCATGGCTTTCCATGGAGGGCGCGGTCCAGCCTTGTGCACATGATGCAGGGCGGCCGGAGCCCGCAGATGCGCGCCAACCTTGTGGCTGCATAGGATGCCAAGGCAGCCACGTAGAGCAGTATGATCACACATAGCTCGCCGCAAGCGTAGGACAGCATGGGCCAGAACCTGTGCCCCAAGTCTTGTGATCCCGAGCCGTCTTTCGCAGCCATGTCTGGTCAGTTTACATCAAAATTTACATACAGTGGCAGCGCTTTCTCAATGAATCACACCAATGCTTCAATGCAGCCTAAGGAAGTTTGATCTTTGCCTCAATGCAGCCCAAGGAATTTTGATCTTTATATATAATATAAGGAGCTTCCTTGAGGAGGCCGAACGAATGCCAGAACCAATGTATGAATGGCTGATTGCACGGAGAGAAGTGGAATGGATGAATTCGAAATTTTGTACGCGTTGCAGCAGAAGTTACAATTTTCCCTGCAAAAAGGCTGCAGCAACGTTATTATGTGGCATTCCACGCTGGTCAAGATTCCTCTTTGCGGCATTTGAtgataaaaaagaaaaatcaaaactgtcacacaaaaaaaaaacattccaCATTCTAGAACATAGGTCACATCCTCGACAACAAAAATGGGACAAAAGTGACTGATTATGATGCATACCCTCGCCGGAGAATCGAATCGGAAATCCTAAAGAAAATTGGGTACAAACCCGTAAGAAATCATGGTTTCTTGGCAGGGAAGAGGAGGTGGACGCTCCCctgtttctctctctccctctccgcgCGGGAacgaagagaagagagagaaacgAGGAGCCGAATGCGTCTGTCTGCCTTGCAGCGGAGCCCCCAAACGCGGCGTTTTCCCTCTCTAATGCCTGCATGCCCAACAGCGTCAGGCGAGAGGTTTCAGCGCAGCCTCACACGTCTGGGACCAAAAGGTTTTCTTTCCCATCATATCAAATCAGAATCAGAAAAATAAAAACACACATGTGGAGCCCCTGATTTTCTCGAGGAAGTGCCTTTGTGCAGCACCCAGACCCAGTAAACCAGCAAATATCCATACTAACAGATGACACTAGAGCAGCTAACATAGACAACAAACAATAGATATCTCATGGAGCAAAGATTAGTATGAATTTGTTTCAGCGAAACACAACCGTTCAATCATCCCGGCACACATATCATGCTACCCCATCTTCGCTGAATCAACCAAAACTTTACTTCCATATATAGCATATTCTCAGGCTCTCTAGTTTCTAACGTTCAACCCATGGACTGAATAAAGGCTACAACAAAAAAGGGGTCTAGAAGTAATCCAGATGAAATCCTTAGGGTTGAGATTGTAAAGCTAGCATAGTCTCAGGATGAATATCAAAACATCTTCCGAATTTACTGTCTCTGGTATATTCCTGTGTTGCTGGTATTGGTGCTTGGCTATCTTTGGTGGTATATGTAGAAAATAAAACTGTTGGGGATATTCAGTAAATCATTTGCAGGCACCGTTCTGGCAAACTGGACACTTCACTTGTCCCAGGGAAAGCAAGAACATCAGCTTGGGCAGATCTGGGTACTGGCAAATATGATGGAATGAAGTCAAAACTGTGACCAGGGGAGGCAGCAGCTGCTTCAGCCATAAAGTTCTAGAAAAGGAAACAATGATCAAGAGTGTGAAAAGGCGATGTTTATAACCCTGATAACCATAAACAGAACAAAATTTAAAGCATCAGCTTAAATTACTACCTCCACCCCAAAGATAATGTAATCCTAGGTTTGGACTAAGTTAAACTCTCTTAAGTTTGACTACTCCCTCAGTCCCAAAATATTTGACGTTTTCGGTTCAGACACCGGAATTAAGAAATAGTGAAAATGTGTGATGCACAGAAAACaaagagagacagagagaaatAGAGATAGAGATGTATTGGGAAAAGAAAAAAGGTTTGTTGGGGGAAGAGAAATGTGTATTTGGAAGTGTGTCAAATATTTTGGGACAAAATTTGAATCCTATAAGGTCAagtattttgggacggagggagtgcgtttatactccctccatttcaacttataagacattttggcttttctacatacattgtttttactatgtatctagacatagtgtatatttacgtatctagaaaagccaaaacacctTATAATTCAGAATAAAGGGAGTAGAAATAGtgtcaatatttgtatctccaaatggatttactataaaaatatattctatgattaatctaatgatacttattgcgcatcataaatattaattcttttttatatatatttggacaAACTTGAGATTTATTGACTCATCAAAAAGTGAGGATTACATTCTTTTTGGTATTAAAAATGATCTCTTTGAGTAGTACAACAGCAGAAGATAAgatggaatgcaaaaacaagTAAATTTGAACCTTGACTACTGTACACTGCTCACACTAACAAAAGTATTGAGTTGTTTCTTTGATTATTCTCAATTTAAAATCAGGTTACAATTGAAATACTCAATTGTAGTGCATTTGAACGTTAACAACTAGAATGTGCAAGCACACTTAGAGTAACATTGAGTATCGGAACAAGACCAGCAGCATCCGTTGAACGGAGGCGTATTCTTACACGAATAAGTATCAATTAATCAAATATATTGAATACACTAGAAACTGAACATAGGCATCCCACCAAAGAAACTActttgttttcaaaaaaaaaaaggacagaAAAACTTTATGTTTTACATGTGTAACCACAGAGGAGTCAGGTGGGAAATTTAAGTATTTGCTTATCATATAGCCTGGGAATGTCCTATGTAAATGATTAATATTACTATCTCagcagaggtatgaaaaatttcTTAGAATACCTTAATCAGCTGCTCTGCAGTTAGAACATCTGTTGCAGCACTTCCAGTGATCTCAATAGACATTGCGCCCTCAGAATTGGTTATCAAAATGCTCGACCTGCTGGTACAACGAATGTATTCAATTCTTTCACCAGCTGGGCCAATGACAGCTTCAGCATAGAATATTGGTACTTGCATCTTTTTCTTAACCTGTCAAACAACCCACCAACCAAATAGACACAAATCATTTTTTTAGCAAAACAATGAAAACATGTGGTCAAGCAAATAAATAAGACTCCTTGGAAATCATACAGACCTGAGAAGCAACTGCTGTTGATCGACTAGTTGATGGTGTTGGAGCCGGATGTAGTGGTAGTTGTGCTTCTGGTCCACATACACGACAGTTTAGAAGATTTTCCACAGTAGTTGGTGGATGCATTCTGAAGCATGGAGATGCTTCTCGTCCACAAGCAGAAATACCGGGAGATGGAGGTTGTTCAGTAGAATCTCTCGGAGATACCCTAGTCGGATGGGCTTCATTTCCATGTAAAGATATTCCGAACTGTGGATGTTTACCCAGTTTAGCTGATTGACATGTCTGTTTCTGTAGCCATGCTTGTTGTCCATACACAGATATAAGGGAGCGTATTCTTTCAACAGAATCTGTTGAATTAACTGGAGATGAATGCCAACCATTTTGAAGGTTGTGGTGTGAATGTAATTCCATAGGAGCTGATAGATATGCTTCCATAGGTGATGATGCTTCTGGCCCATATGCAGTTATAGCATGATTTGGTGGTGTAACAGATCGATATCTCCTGAAAGGTGTAGGTGCTTCCCATCTGTATTCAAATGTATCAGCATGTCGAAGATTTCCCATAGGATGCCTACCCCTCAAATAGACAGTGTCAATCCATTGTTCATGTTGGAGATCTTCAGCAGATACAGAGTGATAACCTGGACTAACTGGATGCACAGGGCCCTCAGGATAGTCAATGTAGTGACATGGGGGCATGTCCATGTGCAAGATTGGCATAGGTACCTGAGAAGCAACAAGTCCTCAGAATTACATATTGGTGAGCTTACAAATGTGCACAGTTTCCGGTGTGCCATTGAAATTGAATAACAAATGCTCAAAATAGTGGCTGACAACTTACATGACAATCAAACAATGGGATCACACTTCGATCAACCAGGTACTTTCTCAGATGAGAAGCAACAAGTTCCAAAGCCTTATGCACTCTTGCAGGCAGTCCCCATATTTCAACAGCCCTATCTTCTTCCAGTGCAACAGGAGGCAGATCACCATCTAAACAGTGAATGTAACAAATTAGATACAGATAAGGTAAGAATCGTGCTTCATCAAATCAACAGATGATGTGTTATGAGAATTTGATCAATTCATACTAGCTAGTTGCCATGAGCAATCATTTTCAGTGTTAAAGTTGCTATTGCAAGATAGGTCGAGAAATCAAGTAACAAAAATAGTACATGAAAATTAAGGAGCTCAAAAGTTATAGCACAGTTTTATACTTTACCAGAACTCTTTGAAAGTAGCTGAGTCCCAGTTCAGTACAAGAAGAGACCATGTACACTGACTTCTCTGCTTGTTCTGTAACTAATAGATTGATTGATTTTGTCAGAATCAAATGGGTAGGCACGACCATTAAGAGATACGGATATCTGACAGCATATAGAGCACATGTGATAGGGCTAGGATCCCTACCGGAGCGGCTACGCAAGTTGTACGGATGCGAGATGGCTGGACGTGGCCGAGGACGGCGCGAGGGCGCCGTGGCTGCAACTgccgagagagagaaagaggaggcggctagggtttcacccggctagggtttctcccggctccctgaggaagccggaaacaatagtATGTTTCTGCTTAATCTCCCAAATAGAGTCTTACAAATATTTATATGTCTCTCTAATAGCGATAATTATAAAATAACCCTCTAGCAATACTATAATTGCGACAATTATATGGGCCATAGCCCTTTGATGGCCGGCTTCCCTCCTAGCCCTTAGCTGGGCTGCGACGGCTGTaggggatgccggtcataacatctctccccgcctgcaaaaacagctcgtcctcgagctggaaatcGGGGTGCTCGGCGCGGAACTCCTCGAGTGACTCCCACGTTGCATCATCTGCTGACAGACCGCGCCACTTGATCAAAATCTTCCAAACACCCCGGCGCTGCTGAGCGCGCAGGGCGCGTTCCGGGCCTGGCAGGACCCGGCCATCCAAAGCCGGTGGCAGGGCGCCGGCGGCAGTGGGGGGATCGCCGCGGTGCTGCTTCAGGAGGCCCACATGGAAAACATCGTGGATGCGGGCGTCATCGGGCAGCTGGAGGCGGTAGGCGACGCGACCGATGCGCTCAAGCAcgcgaaacggtcccgcccagcgCGGCCCCAACTTGCGCTTGGAGCGAGGGTCGAGGGACTGCTGCGTGGTGCGGTGAAGGAGACGTAGCCAGACCCACGAGCCCACCTCGAACTCCACATCCCTGTGGTTGGCGTCGTAGTAGCGTTTGGAGAGCTGCTGGGCTTGAAGGAGCCGCTGACGGACCTCAGCGAGCATCTCGTCGCGGCTGCGGAGGATGGCGTCGGCGGCCTCGGTACGAGCCGTTCCCGGCTGGTACGGCAATATGGGCGGCGGTGGTCGACCGTAGACGACCTCGAAAGGCGTGGCGCGGAGGGCGGTATGAAAAGAAGTATTGTAGCAATACTCCGCCCACGACAGCCAGTCCACCCATGCCCGAGGCCGGTCACCTGTAACACAGCGCAAATACATGGCAATCACCTTGTTGACCACCTCCGACTGGCCGTCCGTCTGAGGGTGGAAGGCGGTGCTCATGCGGAGCTTGACGCCCGCCATCTGGAAAAGGTCCCGCCACACGTGGCCGGTGAACACGGGGTCCCGGTCACTGACGATGGAGAGCGGAAACCCGTGGAGCCGTACAATGCCGTCGAAGAAAGCACGGGCGACCGACGCGGCCGTGTAGGGGTGCCCGAGCGCGATGAAGTGCGCGTACTTAGAGAAACTGTCGACGACGGTGAGGATAACCGACTTGCCGGCGACTTTGGGCAGCCCCTCGATGAAGTCGATCGAGATGTCCGCCCAAACTTGGGAGGGCACGTCGAGGGGCTGCAGCAGTCCCGCTGGCTGCAACGCCTCCGTCTTGTTGCGCTGGCACGTGGTGCAGGACCGCACCAAGTCTCGCACCAGTGCCCTGTCCCGCGGAATGTAGAACTCGGCACGGAGGCGGTGCAGCGTCTTCTGGGTCCCCTCATGGCCGGCGGCATGAGCCAGCAGGAGGACCTGGTGGCGGAGGTCCCCGTGATCCGGCACGAAGATGCGAGACCCGTGGAGGAGGAGGCCGCTGTCCAGGCACCATGGCTCCGTGAGCTCCCCGGCCTGGAGCTGCTGCAGCAGCCGCTGGCCATCCGGCGCCGCGGCTGtagcgcgcctgatggcgtcgaGGAGGTCAAACGAAGGCCCGGACACAGCCACCGCTGCCCCGAGTGCGTCCGGCGAAGGTACAGGCGCCACCGCCTCATTGTCGCGGCGTGACAGAGCGTCCGCCACGGTGTTGAGGCGGCCCGGGCGGTACTCCACGGTGAAGTCGAAGCCGAAAAGTTTGCTGATCCATTGGTGCTGTGGGACGGTAGACAAACGCTGATCAAGCAAAAATTTGAGACTGTAGTGGTCAGTGCGAACCAGGAAGGGGCGCCCCCACAAATACGGGCGCAGTGGCGCACAGCTTGCACCAAGCCGATGAGCTCGCGTTCGTAGGCGGCGAGCTTGAGGTGGCGAGCTGCAAATGGCCTGCTGAAGTAGGCGAGGGGTCCCGCGCCCTGGTGGAGGACGGCGCCGAACCCCGCGCCCGATGCATCGCAGTCGACCACGAAAGTAGCGTCGAAATCCGGCATCTGAAGCACGGGCCCCGTCGTCAAGGCGCGCTTGAGCGTCTCGAAAGCAGTCGTCGCGTCGTCGTCCCACACGAACGCGTCTCGCCGCAAGAGACGCGTGAGCGGGGCCGCGATGATGCCGAAGTCGCGGATGAACTTCCTGTAGTATCCCGCCAAGCCCAAGAAGCCGCGAAGGCCCCGGGCCGAGCGAGGTAGAGGCCACGCCGCCACCGCGTCGACCTTGTCGGCGTCCATGGCGACACCGCCCTCGGCGATGACATGGCCAAGATAGGTCACGGATGGCGCCCCAAACGAGCACTTGGAGCGCTTCAAGTGGAGATGGTGCGCCCGCAGGGCGCTGAGGACGATGTTGATGTGCTGCAGATGCTCGGACCACGACGAGCTGTAGATGAGGATATCATCGAAGAAAATGAGCACAAACCTCCGGAGGTAGTCGCGAAGCACATCATTCATCAGGGCCTGGAAGGTGGCCGGGGCATTAGAAAGCCCGAAAGGCATCACCAGAAACTCGAAGTGGTCGTGGtgagtgcggaacgccgtcttggcgaTGTCGTCGGGATGCATCTGCACCTGATGATACCCCGAGCGTAGGTCCAGCTTTGTGAAAAAGCGAGCTCCATGGAGCTCATCGAGGAGCTCATCGACCACCGGAATCGGGAACTTGTCCTTGGACGTCTTGGCGTTGAGGGCGCGGTAGTCAATGCAGAAGCGCCACGACTGGTCCGCCTTGCGCACCAGCAAGACGGGCGCCGAGAAAGGCGAAGTGGTCGGCCTGATGATCCCTTGGGTGAG harbors:
- the LOC136525924 gene encoding probable myosin-binding protein 5, translating into MAAKDGSGSQDLGHRFWPMLSYACGELCVIILLYVAALASYAATRLARICGLRPPCIMCTRLDRALHGKPWFSGDLVCAVHRSEISSLAYCKSHDQLACSGDLCKACLLSCKAVGVGEEVNSRSASSRSTRLCSCCTDPFKNARSTQKHSEAANTVDSWNSVPVDHPNEKTFVVGIEEVHESDGSPGSHGQSRKDSAPSANGGTAKSNYRSAAPTRIAVDRNGSVKNASVARVNLTSPRPSEILCARDSNSTTQQEVKALLSQISSVRGLDSSSIEGSPSPGISVLNEESNHASKRPYLERNYSVLEPSDGSLTDDVEGESSLENVKKQLELNKKSMAALYKELEEERSASAVAASQTMAMINRLQEEKAAMQMEALQYLRMMEQQADHDHLAIQDLHDLLTEREKELLDLDAELAHCRRLLQNDPFNGDRLNGTDTMNNMDFVGSAMSHFEDDKAYILESLSRLEENLGISTNRLASGDARNSQEDILFEDHTRADGSPSNSDKLSGVASLRIEISLLNIRLRALEEDQEFLKQVLSSLRCGSDGLQCIQEITSHLAELRRVVTH